One Prosthecobacter dejongeii DNA window includes the following coding sequences:
- a CDS encoding MogA/MoaB family molybdenum cofactor biosynthesis protein, with translation MSTLPVGIITVSDRASQGVYEDLGGPALRRAAEGYGWQVIGEVIVPDNLERIQSAIRSLNAQGCGLILTTGGTGVDVRDVTPEAIRGIMRVEIPGFGELMRMRSVEITPNAILSRSLAAIVDRALVIALPGKPQGAVECLSFVLGAIPHAVKLAQRVPTSC, from the coding sequence ATGTCCACTCTCCCCGTCGGCATCATCACTGTCTCAGATCGCGCCAGCCAAGGCGTCTATGAAGATCTCGGTGGCCCCGCTCTGCGCCGAGCCGCGGAGGGCTACGGCTGGCAGGTCATCGGCGAAGTCATTGTGCCAGACAACCTCGAACGCATCCAGTCGGCCATTCGCTCACTCAATGCCCAAGGCTGCGGGCTCATCCTCACCACCGGCGGCACAGGAGTGGATGTGCGGGACGTCACCCCGGAAGCCATCCGCGGCATCATGCGGGTAGAGATTCCTGGCTTTGGTGAATTGATGCGCATGCGCTCCGTTGAGATCACACCGAATGCGATTCTGAGCCGCAGCCTCGCGGCGATTGTGGATCGCGCCCTCGTGATCGCCCTGCCTGGGAAACCCCAGGGCGCGGTCGAATGCCTCAGCTTCGTGTTAGGCGCCATTCCCCACGCGGTCAAACTGGCCCAGCGGGTTCCTACCAGTTGTTAG
- the moaC gene encoding cyclic pyranopterin monophosphate synthase MoaC produces the protein MPSLTHLDDAGKASMVDISDKQPCLREAVAQGKILLHPETLRLIQENGHKKGDVLAVARIAAIQAAKQTQHLIPLCHQIPLSKVAVDFDLQTEAVQILATVKTTAATGVEMEALTAVSIAALTIYDMCKAVDKSMQITDIGLVSKTKTPLP, from the coding sequence ATGCCCTCCCTCACACATCTGGACGATGCTGGAAAAGCCAGCATGGTCGATATCTCTGACAAACAGCCCTGCCTGCGTGAAGCCGTGGCTCAAGGGAAGATCCTCCTGCATCCCGAGACCCTGCGTCTCATCCAGGAAAATGGTCACAAAAAGGGAGATGTCCTCGCCGTGGCGCGCATCGCAGCCATCCAGGCAGCCAAGCAAACGCAACACCTCATCCCCCTCTGCCATCAGATTCCTCTGAGCAAAGTGGCCGTGGATTTTGATCTGCAAACAGAGGCTGTTCAAATCCTGGCCACAGTGAAAACCACTGCTGCCACCGGGGTAGAAATGGAGGCCCTCACAGCGGTCAGCATCGCCGCCCTGACTATTTATGACATGTGTAAGGCCGTGGACAAATCCATGCAGATCACCGATATCGGCCTGGTTTCCAAAACCAAAACTCCCCTCCCCTAA
- a CDS encoding DUF1501 domain-containing protein, giving the protein MAPAFENRLNRRLLLQRSAAGFGALALRGLLSATETENPLAAKKPHFPARAKRVIFLFMKGGPSHVDTFDPKPLLDRDHGKPLPFALPRVTFAKTSTLLKSPWKFKNYGESGLPVSDLFPHVAKCVDDLCIMRSLHGTNPAHGGALLKLHTGSDTFVRPSLGAWVSYGLGTENSDLPGFVTICPTLAHGGVNNWGSAFLPAWAQGTPMGNASVPAAQAVVRHIHSPLKVPELQRLQLDLASKMNRQHLGTTGENADLEARINSFELAFRMQSAMPELQDIGGETEATRKLYGLDDPVTQNFGRQCLMARRFAERGVRFIQVTHSDANVQWDQHGDLIKGHTKNAAEVDKPIAGLLHDLKSRGLLEDTLVVWGGEFGRTPVAQGGDGRDHNPEGFTMWMAGGGVKGGIAYGATDDYGYFATENKVHIHDFHATILHILGLDHEKLTYRYAGRDFRLTDVHGHVVKDILA; this is encoded by the coding sequence ATGGCCCCCGCTTTTGAAAATCGCTTGAATCGCCGTCTGTTGCTTCAGCGTTCCGCTGCTGGATTCGGTGCACTCGCCCTGCGTGGACTGCTGAGTGCCACGGAAACGGAGAATCCGCTGGCGGCCAAAAAGCCGCATTTCCCAGCGCGAGCTAAGAGGGTGATCTTTCTCTTCATGAAGGGCGGGCCTTCCCATGTGGACACCTTTGATCCGAAACCTTTGTTAGACCGTGATCATGGAAAGCCGCTGCCATTTGCACTGCCTCGCGTGACCTTTGCGAAGACGAGCACACTGCTGAAATCGCCATGGAAGTTCAAAAACTACGGTGAGAGCGGCCTGCCAGTGAGTGATCTTTTTCCGCATGTGGCCAAGTGTGTGGATGACCTCTGCATCATGCGCTCGCTGCATGGGACGAATCCGGCTCACGGTGGCGCTTTGCTGAAGCTGCACACGGGCAGTGATACCTTCGTTCGCCCGAGCCTGGGAGCCTGGGTGAGTTATGGCCTAGGCACCGAAAACTCGGACTTGCCTGGCTTCGTCACCATCTGCCCCACACTGGCGCATGGCGGGGTCAATAACTGGGGCTCCGCTTTCCTACCCGCCTGGGCCCAAGGCACGCCGATGGGGAATGCGAGCGTGCCGGCGGCTCAAGCTGTGGTACGGCACATTCATAGCCCTCTGAAGGTGCCAGAGTTACAACGTTTGCAGTTAGACCTGGCGAGTAAAATGAACCGGCAGCATCTGGGCACGACGGGGGAGAATGCCGATCTGGAAGCTCGGATCAATTCCTTCGAGCTCGCCTTTCGCATGCAGTCGGCCATGCCGGAATTGCAGGATATCGGGGGCGAAACGGAAGCTACGAGGAAGCTCTATGGCCTAGACGATCCCGTGACGCAAAACTTTGGCCGCCAGTGTCTGATGGCACGGCGTTTTGCAGAGCGTGGCGTGCGCTTCATCCAGGTGACGCATAGTGATGCCAATGTTCAGTGGGATCAGCACGGTGATTTGATCAAAGGCCACACCAAGAATGCAGCAGAGGTGGATAAACCCATCGCCGGCCTGCTGCATGATCTGAAGTCACGCGGTCTGCTGGAAGATACCCTTGTGGTCTGGGGTGGTGAATTTGGCCGCACGCCTGTGGCGCAGGGCGGAGATGGGCGGGACCACAATCCTGAAGGCTTTACCATGTGGATGGCAGGCGGCGGGGTGAAAGGCGGCATCGCATACGGAGCCACGGATGATTACGGTTACTTCGCCACAGAGAACAAGGTTCACATCCATGACTTTCACGCGACCATCCTGCACATCCTCGGGCTAGATCACGAAAAGCTCACCTATCGTTATGCAGGCCGTGACTTCCGCCTCACGGATGTCCACGGCCATGTGGTGAAGGATATTTTGGCCTAG
- a CDS encoding class I SAM-dependent rRNA methyltransferase, whose product MPTLSIQPRARIFHGHVWVYATEIKGRFGEPKPGDVVQLQDARGKPMGSAIYNPQSQISARLFSYRRQDLDLDFFTRRIERALKARTDAGVDTSLCRVVWSESDGLPGVVVDRYGDYLVLQTLTLAMAMRQDLIIQALVQIFSPKGIIQRNEGGVRKAEGLEQIKGVVYGETPEPFVVRHEGSAFHADLIEGQKTGLYLDQLDNYQHAAKLAKGRRVLDCFSNQGGFAQACALAGAAEVTAVDISESATELAKKNAEISGAKVTFIAANCFDFLKQQESSGATYDLIILDPPSFTKTKANVKDAMRGYKEIHLRALKMLQPGGIMATYSCSHHVSTGEFHSSIEDAAVDARKTLRRVAMYSQRPDHPILATIPETEYLVGYAYEVVAAW is encoded by the coding sequence ATGCCCACACTCTCTATCCAGCCTCGCGCACGCATTTTCCACGGTCATGTTTGGGTGTATGCCACCGAGATCAAAGGCCGCTTTGGCGAGCCTAAACCCGGAGATGTGGTGCAGTTGCAGGACGCACGCGGCAAGCCCATGGGCAGTGCCATCTACAATCCACAATCGCAGATCAGTGCGCGGCTTTTCTCTTATCGCCGTCAGGATTTGGATCTGGATTTCTTCACACGCCGCATCGAGCGCGCCCTGAAAGCCCGCACCGATGCCGGGGTAGATACCAGCCTTTGCCGCGTCGTGTGGAGTGAATCCGATGGCCTGCCAGGGGTGGTGGTGGACCGTTATGGTGATTACCTCGTCCTTCAAACGCTGACCTTGGCCATGGCCATGCGCCAGGATCTCATCATCCAGGCCCTGGTGCAGATTTTCTCCCCCAAGGGCATCATCCAGCGCAATGAAGGTGGCGTGCGCAAGGCAGAAGGGCTGGAGCAAATCAAAGGCGTGGTCTATGGCGAAACCCCTGAACCTTTTGTGGTTCGACATGAAGGCAGCGCATTTCACGCCGATCTCATCGAAGGTCAAAAAACGGGCTTGTATCTCGACCAGCTCGACAACTACCAGCACGCCGCCAAGCTGGCCAAGGGACGACGCGTTCTGGATTGCTTCAGCAATCAGGGAGGCTTTGCCCAAGCCTGTGCCCTGGCAGGAGCGGCCGAAGTCACTGCCGTGGACATCAGCGAAAGCGCCACCGAGCTGGCCAAAAAGAACGCTGAAATTTCCGGAGCCAAGGTCACTTTCATCGCCGCGAACTGCTTCGATTTTCTCAAGCAGCAGGAATCCAGCGGCGCGACTTACGACCTCATCATTCTCGATCCCCCTTCATTCACCAAGACTAAGGCCAATGTGAAGGACGCCATGCGGGGATATAAAGAGATCCATCTGCGCGCATTGAAAATGCTGCAACCTGGCGGCATCATGGCCACCTACAGTTGCAGCCACCACGTCAGCACCGGCGAGTTTCATTCCAGCATCGAAGATGCTGCCGTGGATGCTCGCAAGACCCTGCGCCGCGTGGCGATGTACAGCCAGCGCCCAGATCATCCCATCCTCGCCACCATCCCCGAGACGGAATACCTCGTCGGTTACGCCTACGAAGTCGTGGCAGCCTGGTGA
- a CDS encoding autotransporter-associated beta strand repeat-containing protein: MQSPLLHGLRAFICLACVCVFSSVFAANEAVWTPTNGTNWSTSPTEGANWVNATGSVTPYNISGGNLVLQFANSAGGISNNNFNAGYSLGSITFLAGAGAYTLTGNQVSWPTGSSPLAIIANNSSNDQRIDFDFALTASGNRSVNSSSRTLIFGGNATGAGTFYVTSGSVTFLGELSNTGGAYRTNGGTLKLLNSNNSFTAEARAAAGILSTNNIANTGVNSSIGKGSNIGLGQSYSNTVSLATLQLTNEVNSKTGVVGNAGSGITNRSINLSNGLSAVAGTSLAAHNIWGGGILENTVAGETATFNGRVTSSVGAARSSLWMLGAGNGVINGSLATGTVVTTPTIANSIKTEVVKAGTGTWSLNAPNVHAGVTTVYDGVLKIGNSTALGSGGFTTAGNNGGTVVSAGLTRTVTSDASSLPSVNAAAAGTLDLNGQTNINEVITLNGKGFADQGALVNNSSTPAVINNGIASITMTSSSGNSGAAVTVSIAGGGGSGAAAVGTLGLTAQSFTVTNGGSGYTTGTNGYSVLGISGGGGTGAYAKVVLTGGTVTGVEILNMGSGFSNTAFNVSIADAPGVTEVPATITTNTNNYAIEVAVNNPGSGYTTAPTVTVNGTGTNTAVANLSSINLATASRVGGSGDIIVNAVVSSSTATADLTKIGAGTLVLNGVNTYTSKTHVYGGTLQVGTAGSGSIGSGDVDLMTDGILAGSGTVGGYTLVNGGMIRPGDAAGAGTGFLTFTAAGGLRLQDDANPLTSNIGGLLTLNGATLNAILLSDDLSNGIQTVTTGLIGAHDQIRITNTLTVDLGMKFQVELASGYEPVAGDVFNLFDWGFSNFTGSTNENDFLILPTLTNGLWNTSQFFTDGIVYVMVPEPGRAFLLGLAMTAIVFRRRRSF; this comes from the coding sequence ATGCAGTCCCCCCTTTTGCACGGGCTTCGTGCGTTCATTTGCCTCGCTTGCGTTTGCGTTTTTTCATCGGTCTTTGCGGCCAATGAGGCCGTCTGGACGCCCACCAATGGAACGAATTGGTCCACTTCGCCCACGGAAGGGGCTAACTGGGTGAATGCCACGGGAAGTGTGACGCCGTATAATATTTCGGGTGGCAACTTGGTCCTGCAGTTTGCCAACAGTGCGGGAGGTATTTCGAACAACAATTTTAATGCGGGATATTCCCTGGGCAGCATCACCTTTCTGGCGGGAGCCGGAGCCTATACTTTAACGGGTAACCAAGTTTCCTGGCCGACTGGATCAAGCCCTCTGGCCATCATTGCCAACAATAGCAGCAACGACCAGCGCATTGATTTTGACTTTGCTCTCACAGCGAGCGGAAACCGATCCGTCAACAGTTCAAGCAGAACGCTGATCTTCGGCGGCAATGCGACGGGCGCAGGCACGTTTTACGTCACGAGTGGGAGCGTGACTTTCCTGGGGGAACTGTCGAACACGGGCGGGGCATATCGTACCAATGGCGGCACCTTAAAGCTGCTGAATTCTAACAACAGTTTCACTGCTGAGGCCCGGGCTGCGGCAGGCATTCTCAGCACCAATAATATTGCCAATACGGGAGTGAATTCTTCGATCGGCAAAGGGTCTAACATTGGCCTAGGCCAATCGTATTCAAACACGGTCAGCCTGGCGACGCTGCAACTCACCAACGAGGTCAATTCTAAAACAGGCGTGGTCGGCAACGCGGGCTCCGGGATAACCAATCGCTCCATCAACCTCAGCAACGGTCTATCCGCTGTGGCGGGCACATCACTGGCCGCGCATAACATCTGGGGCGGCGGTATTTTGGAAAACACGGTGGCTGGCGAAACTGCGACCTTTAATGGCCGTGTTACTTCCAGTGTTGGCGCAGCCAGATCCAGTCTATGGATGCTGGGTGCGGGGAATGGGGTGATCAATGGCAGCCTCGCCACAGGTACCGTCGTCACCACACCGACCATCGCTAACTCCATCAAAACAGAAGTGGTGAAAGCTGGCACGGGCACCTGGTCACTGAATGCGCCTAACGTTCATGCGGGTGTTACGACGGTGTATGATGGTGTGCTGAAAATCGGCAACTCGACCGCGCTGGGCAGTGGTGGTTTTACCACCGCAGGGAACAATGGCGGCACGGTCGTATCGGCAGGCTTGACCCGCACGGTGACTTCGGATGCCTCCAGTTTACCGAGCGTCAATGCTGCGGCTGCGGGGACTCTGGACTTGAATGGTCAGACCAATATCAATGAGGTTATCACCCTCAATGGCAAAGGGTTTGCCGATCAGGGGGCTTTGGTGAACAACAGCAGCACACCGGCGGTGATCAACAACGGTATCGCCTCCATCACCATGACAAGTTCAAGTGGAAACAGTGGGGCTGCCGTGACGGTGAGCATCGCCGGTGGTGGCGGTAGCGGAGCGGCCGCTGTAGGAACTTTGGGCCTGACGGCGCAGAGTTTTACCGTCACGAACGGAGGCAGTGGTTATACCACTGGAACGAATGGTTATTCGGTACTCGGCATCTCTGGTGGGGGTGGCACTGGGGCGTATGCGAAGGTGGTATTGACGGGCGGCACTGTCACTGGGGTGGAGATTCTCAACATGGGCAGTGGTTTTTCAAACACGGCTTTCAACGTGAGCATTGCGGATGCCCCCGGGGTGACGGAAGTGCCTGCCACGATCACCACCAACACGAACAACTACGCTATTGAGGTGGCTGTGAACAACCCTGGGTCTGGCTACACCACCGCGCCTACCGTGACGGTGAATGGAACAGGCACGAATACCGCAGTGGCCAATCTTTCGTCTATCAATCTAGCCACGGCCTCACGAGTGGGCGGCAGTGGCGACATCATCGTCAATGCGGTGGTCTCAAGCTCCACGGCCACGGCGGATTTGACCAAGATCGGTGCCGGCACCTTGGTGCTCAATGGAGTGAATACCTACACCAGCAAAACCCATGTTTATGGCGGTACCTTGCAAGTCGGCACTGCTGGCAGCGGCAGCATCGGCAGTGGGGATGTGGACTTGATGACGGATGGGATTCTCGCAGGCTCTGGCACGGTGGGTGGCTACACATTGGTGAATGGCGGCATGATCCGCCCTGGCGATGCGGCGGGTGCGGGCACGGGCTTCCTTACTTTCACCGCAGCGGGTGGGCTACGTCTTCAGGATGATGCAAATCCACTGACGTCCAATATTGGTGGGTTGCTGACGCTGAATGGCGCGACACTCAATGCCATCCTGCTTTCGGACGATCTATCGAACGGTATCCAAACCGTCACGACAGGCTTAATCGGCGCGCATGATCAGATCCGCATCACGAACACGTTGACGGTGGATTTGGGGATGAAATTCCAAGTGGAACTGGCCAGTGGTTATGAACCTGTCGCGGGGGATGTCTTCAATCTTTTCGACTGGGGATTCAGCAACTTTACGGGTTCCACCAATGAGAATGATTTCCTGATTCTTCCCACCCTGACCAATGGCCTTTGGAACACGTCCCAGTTTTTCACCGACGGGATTGTTTACGTGATGGTTCCTGAACCTGGAAGAGCCTTCTTGTTAGGCCTGGCGATGACGGCGATTGTCTTCCGCAGGAGGCGCTCGTTTTAA
- the rimO gene encoding 30S ribosomal protein S12 methylthiotransferase RimO has product MIKVGLVSLGCAKNLIDSEIMVGHLQQAGMTMTPEADLADVLIINTCSFIDMAKKESVGAIHEAVDAREEQQARKKQKIIVAGCLSQRFREELPTLMPDVDAFIGLDQITQVAPIIQRLMGQEQQENHVTKGPQYIPDYDTPRFRLTPKHFAYIKIAEGCNHTCSFCIIPRIRGRHRSRTQESVVKEARQLIESGVKEINLISQDTTYFGMDKWEGERPKPRSEVDSTKGHSLSTLIREINAIPGDFWIRLLYTHPAHWSDDLISAIAESPKVARYIDMPLQHISDNMLSLMKRETDGAYIRNLIKRIRAGIPDIAIRTTFIVGFPGETEADFNELIQFIEDEKFERAGVFNYSREEDTRAAKMDGQIHHMTRKARWNEAMRAIQRSVEQVNRQQVGRTLRVLVEEPGVARSEMDAPDIDTTVFVDKKLPVGSFADVTIKDWRGYDLVAG; this is encoded by the coding sequence ATGATCAAAGTCGGTCTCGTCTCCCTCGGTTGCGCCAAGAACCTCATTGACTCCGAAATCATGGTCGGCCACCTCCAGCAGGCAGGCATGACCATGACCCCGGAGGCTGACCTGGCCGATGTTCTCATCATCAATACCTGCTCCTTCATTGACATGGCCAAGAAGGAAAGCGTGGGTGCCATCCATGAAGCTGTGGATGCACGTGAAGAGCAGCAGGCGCGCAAGAAGCAAAAGATCATCGTCGCAGGCTGCCTTTCCCAACGCTTCCGTGAAGAGCTGCCGACGCTGATGCCAGACGTAGATGCCTTCATCGGCCTGGACCAGATCACTCAAGTGGCCCCCATCATCCAACGTCTCATGGGCCAGGAGCAGCAGGAAAACCACGTGACGAAGGGCCCGCAATACATCCCAGATTACGACACGCCTCGCTTCCGTCTCACGCCCAAACATTTCGCCTACATCAAGATCGCTGAAGGCTGCAATCACACCTGCTCCTTCTGCATCATCCCCCGCATCCGTGGCCGTCATCGCAGCCGCACTCAGGAAAGCGTGGTCAAGGAAGCCCGTCAGCTCATCGAAAGCGGCGTGAAGGAGATCAACCTCATCTCTCAGGACACCACCTACTTTGGCATGGACAAGTGGGAGGGCGAACGCCCTAAACCCCGCAGCGAAGTGGACTCCACCAAAGGCCATTCCCTTTCCACCCTCATCCGCGAGATCAATGCCATCCCGGGAGATTTCTGGATTCGCCTGCTTTACACGCACCCTGCGCACTGGAGCGACGACCTCATTTCCGCCATTGCGGAAAGTCCCAAAGTGGCCCGCTACATTGACATGCCGCTGCAGCACATCAGCGACAATATGCTGAGCCTGATGAAGCGTGAGACCGACGGTGCGTACATCCGCAACCTCATCAAGCGCATCCGCGCAGGCATCCCGGACATCGCCATCCGCACCACCTTTATCGTCGGTTTCCCCGGAGAGACTGAGGCTGATTTCAACGAGCTCATCCAATTCATTGAAGACGAAAAATTCGAGCGTGCCGGCGTCTTCAATTACTCTCGTGAAGAAGATACCCGCGCCGCCAAAATGGACGGCCAGATCCATCACATGACCCGCAAAGCCCGCTGGAATGAAGCCATGCGTGCCATCCAGCGGAGTGTCGAACAGGTGAACCGCCAGCAAGTCGGCCGCACCCTTCGCGTTCTTGTCGAGGAACCCGGCGTGGCCCGCAGTGAAATGGATGCCCCGGACATTGATACCACCGTCTTTGTGGATAAAAAGCTCCCCGTCGGCAGCTTCGCCGATGTCACTATCAAAGACTGGCGCGGTTACGATCTCGTGGCGGGCTGA
- a CDS encoding serine/threonine-protein kinase, whose product MSHAHPQATTSLDCPIPPTHNALAMLDLALEESFDLLAGAQVEQEGDVIGCYTLLKRIGEGGFGIVWKADQTLPIRRTVAIKVIRPGMDSLAVLSRFRAERRALERMSHPNIAVVLDAGTTPLGRPYFVMELVNGRPITSYCEEAGLDPRQRISLFLDVCRAVQHAHQRAVLHRDLKPSNILVADGDSGPVVKIIDFGIAKALSDDGLTGESIAYTMRGMVLGTPEYMAPEQAAMGAEVVDVRVDVYSLGAILYQLLTGVAPLDSDSHDKKTSLTAMLQRIYEMEPLRPSLRAKQRSAAGKHSPCQPEALEGDLNWIILKSLEKNPEQRYDSANALADDLRRHLDDEPVSAGPPENWYRFKKLVRRNRTAFALGSIIGVNLIILAAVSTYAFMQESRARTNAERLRTLAESQSKKAQALNGFLTQLLSQAGEFVAKGKNPEALRLAVNESVKEVENLQSEPELQIELLKQLTSIFMAMGDYRSALPLCRQMYELSAGLYSESDPRTLAARLLMARSYSDTGDKPEALRQYHEIEELWRSLGPAYDDKRFEVARYHARELARQGRGKEGQALVEEFMQKNLGDLQKQASNWLFLADLQLGMGEYGMAEATANKLLALYSKDAALAGAHSRGLALRTLSRIKAKQGDHGAAAQALEESIRISASQQGAEFYSLVGRWIEVARHYNKTGRTQDAFRATDEAILISRGQGNDQLLPRALRGAAEIREEAGHPQAALAFRRECMEMERLYNTDRGKWIYELSQIVRLEALMSLHDDLKRDAALLWNHSQTEPAVTSDPPFMRSICGILISACEKWQKATGELAFQSEILEWKTITAEGMVQK is encoded by the coding sequence ATGAGTCACGCTCACCCCCAGGCTACGACCTCATTAGACTGCCCGATCCCACCCACGCACAATGCGCTGGCCATGCTGGATCTGGCCCTGGAGGAGTCGTTTGACCTGCTGGCTGGCGCGCAGGTGGAGCAAGAGGGGGATGTCATCGGCTGCTACACGCTGTTGAAACGCATCGGCGAAGGGGGATTCGGCATCGTGTGGAAGGCGGATCAAACCCTGCCCATTCGGCGGACGGTGGCCATCAAGGTCATTCGTCCAGGCATGGATTCCCTGGCCGTGCTCTCGCGCTTCCGGGCTGAACGTCGTGCCCTGGAAAGGATGTCGCATCCGAATATCGCGGTCGTTTTAGATGCGGGAACGACGCCCTTGGGGCGGCCTTATTTCGTGATGGAGCTTGTCAATGGGCGGCCCATCACTTCCTATTGTGAGGAAGCAGGTCTGGACCCCCGCCAGCGAATCTCCCTATTTTTAGATGTGTGCCGTGCGGTGCAGCATGCTCACCAAAGGGCGGTGCTGCATCGGGATCTGAAACCCTCGAATATTCTAGTGGCTGACGGCGATTCGGGGCCGGTGGTGAAGATCATTGATTTTGGCATCGCCAAGGCTCTTTCGGATGACGGGCTGACGGGGGAAAGCATCGCCTACACCATGCGGGGCATGGTGCTGGGAACACCGGAATACATGGCCCCGGAACAGGCGGCCATGGGGGCTGAGGTGGTGGACGTGCGGGTGGACGTGTACTCGCTAGGAGCCATCCTTTACCAACTGCTCACAGGAGTGGCACCTCTGGATTCTGACTCTCACGACAAGAAAACTTCCCTCACTGCGATGCTCCAGCGCATCTATGAGATGGAGCCTTTGCGCCCCAGCTTGCGCGCGAAACAAAGGTCGGCGGCTGGCAAACATTCGCCCTGCCAACCAGAGGCTTTGGAAGGGGATCTGAATTGGATCATCCTCAAATCTCTGGAGAAAAACCCTGAGCAACGCTACGACTCAGCCAATGCTCTAGCAGATGATTTGCGCCGTCACTTGGATGATGAGCCTGTCAGTGCTGGGCCACCGGAAAACTGGTATCGGTTTAAAAAACTGGTGCGCAGGAATCGCACGGCCTTTGCTTTGGGTTCCATCATTGGGGTGAATCTGATCATCCTAGCCGCCGTCAGCACCTACGCGTTCATGCAAGAATCCAGGGCGCGCACGAATGCGGAACGGCTGCGAACTTTGGCCGAATCTCAGTCCAAGAAAGCCCAGGCTTTGAATGGATTTTTGACCCAGTTGCTGAGTCAGGCTGGCGAGTTTGTGGCGAAGGGAAAGAATCCCGAGGCCCTCAGGCTTGCAGTGAATGAGAGCGTGAAGGAAGTGGAAAATCTGCAGAGCGAGCCTGAATTGCAAATCGAACTGCTCAAGCAGCTAACCTCCATTTTTATGGCCATGGGGGACTACCGCAGCGCCCTGCCGCTATGCCGTCAAATGTATGAGCTATCGGCAGGTCTATACAGTGAGTCAGACCCTCGTACGCTGGCGGCCAGATTGCTGATGGCACGGTCTTATTCAGATACAGGGGATAAACCTGAGGCCCTGCGGCAGTATCATGAGATTGAAGAGCTCTGGCGCTCGTTGGGGCCAGCCTACGATGACAAGCGTTTTGAGGTGGCGCGTTATCACGCGCGTGAACTTGCCCGCCAGGGTCGTGGTAAAGAAGGGCAGGCTCTGGTGGAAGAATTCATGCAAAAGAACCTGGGCGATTTGCAAAAACAGGCGTCGAATTGGCTCTTCCTGGCAGATTTGCAACTGGGCATGGGCGAATATGGAATGGCAGAGGCAACGGCGAATAAGCTGCTGGCTTTGTATTCGAAAGATGCCGCTTTGGCGGGGGCACACTCGCGTGGGCTCGCTTTGCGTACTCTGTCTCGTATCAAGGCAAAGCAGGGTGACCATGGGGCTGCGGCTCAGGCGCTGGAGGAGAGCATTCGCATTTCCGCTTCCCAGCAGGGCGCTGAATTTTACAGCTTGGTGGGCCGATGGATCGAGGTGGCCCGCCATTATAATAAAACGGGGCGTACGCAGGATGCCTTCCGGGCAACGGATGAGGCCATTTTGATTTCCCGAGGCCAGGGAAATGATCAGTTGCTACCCAGGGCCCTGCGCGGAGCGGCGGAGATCCGTGAGGAGGCGGGCCATCCGCAGGCAGCCCTGGCCTTCCGCCGAGAGTGCATGGAGATGGAGAGGCTGTATAATACGGACCGGGGAAAATGGATCTATGAGCTGTCTCAGATCGTGCGTTTGGAGGCCTTGATGAGCCTGCACGATGATTTGAAAAGAGATGCGGCGCTGCTTTGGAATCACTCACAGACGGAGCCTGCGGTGACCAGTGACCCGCCCTTCATGCGTTCCATCTGCGGCATCCTTATCAGCGCTTGTGAAAAGTGGCAAAAAGCAACGGGTGAGCTGGCCTTTCAGTCGGAAATCCTGGAGTGGAAGACCATCACGGCCGAGGGCATGGTCCAGAAGTAA